Proteins encoded within one genomic window of Ascaphus truei isolate aAscTru1 chromosome 8, aAscTru1.hap1, whole genome shotgun sequence:
- the CIST1 gene encoding putative LOC729966 homolog isoform X1, which produces MAGQRSLPLLLLLSLYTAVLLEGQITTTTSPATEVTSNSRDSTAGVTSLTTKVTPITGDDSATGPEPSNSTNHGNNSTPTAMPTVSLNNTNQSPAKTDITTTPAMQSTSDTTMAHTSELSPQNSTATTANTSFTETPKSGTVTPGATGSTTTLNGTTNPRVTETNTTLNGTTNPGVVQTSRGLSNSPGLVAVLCIFVSIICIALVVTAVKFCQKREPEFQKLDEVPMNGINEEAPFARYPPK; this is translated from the exons GTCAAATCACAACAACCACATCTCCCGCTACTGAGGTCACATCGAATAGTAGAG ATTCAACAGCAGGAGTGACATCTCTTACTACCAAAGTCACACCGATTACTGGAG ATGATTCAGCCACCGGCCCAGAACCCAGCAACAGCACTAATCATGGTAACAACTCAACGCCAACTGCAATGCCGACTGTCAGCCTCAATAACACAAACCAGAGCCCAG CTAAAACAGATATCACTACCACACCTGCCATGCAAAGTACCAGCGATACAACAATGGCCCACACATCTGAACTCAGCCCCCAGAATTCTACCGCCACAACCGCCAACACTTCCT TCACGGAAACACCGAAAAGCGGAACGGTGACTCCAGGAG CCACGGGATCTACCACTACGTTGAATGGAACAACAAATCCAAGAG TCACAGAAACTAACACTACGTTGAATGGAACAACAAATCCAGGAG TGGTCCAGACATCGAGAGGTCTGTCTAACAGTCCCGGCCTGGTTGCTGTGCTCTGTATCTTTGTATCTATCATCTGCATCGCTCTCGTTGTTACGGCCGTGAAGTTCTGCCAGAAAAGGGAGCCAGAGTTCCAAAAACTGGATGAGGTCCCCATG AATGGTATAAATGAAGAAGCTCCCTTTGCCCGTTATCCTCCCAAATAA
- the CIST1 gene encoding putative LOC729966 homolog isoform X2 — MAGQRSLPLLLLLSLYTAVLLEGQITTTTSPATEVTSNSRDDSATGPEPSNSTNHGNNSTPTAMPTVSLNNTNQSPAKTDITTTPAMQSTSDTTMAHTSELSPQNSTATTANTSFTETPKSGTVTPGATGSTTTLNGTTNPRVTETNTTLNGTTNPGVVQTSRGLSNSPGLVAVLCIFVSIICIALVVTAVKFCQKREPEFQKLDEVPMNGINEEAPFARYPPK, encoded by the exons GTCAAATCACAACAACCACATCTCCCGCTACTGAGGTCACATCGAATAGTAGAG ATGATTCAGCCACCGGCCCAGAACCCAGCAACAGCACTAATCATGGTAACAACTCAACGCCAACTGCAATGCCGACTGTCAGCCTCAATAACACAAACCAGAGCCCAG CTAAAACAGATATCACTACCACACCTGCCATGCAAAGTACCAGCGATACAACAATGGCCCACACATCTGAACTCAGCCCCCAGAATTCTACCGCCACAACCGCCAACACTTCCT TCACGGAAACACCGAAAAGCGGAACGGTGACTCCAGGAG CCACGGGATCTACCACTACGTTGAATGGAACAACAAATCCAAGAG TCACAGAAACTAACACTACGTTGAATGGAACAACAAATCCAGGAG TGGTCCAGACATCGAGAGGTCTGTCTAACAGTCCCGGCCTGGTTGCTGTGCTCTGTATCTTTGTATCTATCATCTGCATCGCTCTCGTTGTTACGGCCGTGAAGTTCTGCCAGAAAAGGGAGCCAGAGTTCCAAAAACTGGATGAGGTCCCCATG AATGGTATAAATGAAGAAGCTCCCTTTGCCCGTTATCCTCCCAAATAA